Within the Erigeron canadensis isolate Cc75 chromosome 6, C_canadensis_v1, whole genome shotgun sequence genome, the region cattctggaccacacatttttttcctttttctctctcttcaattaaataataaaagtcactcaaatcattcaaaatgttctaactcacaaaccgtaaatcgttagacgaaacaaaaagcatgggtagtcttaaaatttcgtcctctttcattagagatccaattcgatatacttttgacgactttttaattttcgttttctttttggtaattacacataacttacacatgtataggttaaacttacatatgtgtaggttgaacaaaaattatgattcggaacgggcttcgcccttaaggatattcataaaccaaagctagtgggggtgataggtcatagagggtgataagtcatagggtgataggtcatagagggtgataggtcatagggggtgaccagtgaggtgtgatctacctaacgggctccgcccttagccgctattccttcgtcatggactgacgggctccctccttggctaccatggctctgccatggattgacaggctccgcccttggccTTCATTGttttgtacatatgttcatttactaatttacatatgaaaacaatgatcttacacatgtgtaggatgaacgcgataggaaaaaaaaacaaaaattaaaaagtcgtcaaaatcatatcgaattggatctctaatgagatgacgaaattttaagattacccatgctttttgtttcgtctaacgatttacggtttgtaagataaagcattttaaatgatttgagtgaattttcttatttaatggaagagagataaaatataagtaaatgagtagtccagaattgttctcgtgttcttttttatttgtgagttctcaaataaaccttcctttatatatatatatatatattatagggaTGGTTATATAAgtctgttaggtacctaagcttaaatGTGAAaaactcacatactaattttttaacttCATAAAATTCATGAAGACCAAACAtgtattcattaaacaaaaattattataaaataatattttgagatatttcacacctaaacttagatgtcgaataactttatatttactttgtcttatattatttattttattatcacaacatcatatcaaatttaattttaaaaaaaaaaaacaaacatttaaatCAAAACTCTTCCACAGAAGAgatttagtattttattttatgtaatctTTCAGATTTGCATTACGCTGTATTGTTTAGCCTTGTGTTTAAGTTTTTCTTACAGGTTCGAATTACCAATATTGTTTAAGTTGACTTTCAGAgggttttaataaaatatttaaatagttAATAAATGTCAACAAGCGGACTtgtgaaaatttgaaaataagcACTTTTAATTTTGACGACATTTCATGGTCAACTAGTTTGACAAAGTCAGCTTAAAACCAAGTCAAACCATACAACACTGTTTATTCGACATCCATTATGTCCCCACGCTTTTCACACACACTATATAACTAACACCACAATTCCACAAACTAAACCACACAAACCAATCATCATGAAAACTTTCTCAGGAATCATCATCACCGTACTACTTTTCATATGCATCCTCACCGCCTCCGCACAAAACTGTGGCTGCAGCCCAGACTTGTGTTGCAGCCGCTTCGGTTTTTGTGGCAGCGATGAGGCATATTGTGGCACTGGATGCCAACAAGGGCCATGCTTTGGTCCACCTCCGACAAATGATGTATCTGTCCCTAGTATTGTCACAGATGCATTCTTTAATGGAATTGTGGACCAATCAGATGCGGGTTGTGAAGGGAAAGGGTTTTATTCTCGTGCCGCGTTCCTTGAAGCCATAGAAAATTATCCTCAGTTTGGTAGAGTTGGTTCGGAAGATGATTCAAGACGCGAGATTGCAGCTTTCTTTGCACATGTGACACATGAAACTGGACGTAAGTTTATCGATCAGTTTCTATTTTGGTAGACTAATTACATTATTAACCAATATAACTAAAACATGTGTTGATGTTGTAAAAGGATCCATTAATTACTCATCTTTAATTAAGTTTGTGTGGTTTATTGAGCAGATTTTTGCTACATCGAAGAAATAAATGGTCCTTCAAGAGACTACTGCGATGAAAACAATACTCAATATCCATGTAACCCTAACAAAGGTTACTACGGGAGAGGTCCAATCCAACTATCATGGAACTACAACTATGGACCAGCTGGGCAGAGTATCGGGTTTGACGGATTAAACAATCCCGAGACTGTGGCCACAGATCCAGTAATTTCCTTTCGAACCGCCTTGTGGTTTTGGATGAATAATGTTCAATCACTCATAGTTTCAGGCCAAGGATTTGGATCCACCATTCGGGCTATTAATGGAATGGAGTGTGATGGTGGAAATTCTGATACCGTAACTTCTCGTGTCCGGTACTACACCCAATACTGTGATCAACTCGGTGTTGCACCTGGTGATAACCTTCGGTGTTAGACTATATATACGTGAAATAACTGTGTATTGATTTGACATTGAAAATGAACTCCAATTATCTGAACTTGGTACAACGTATGCGTATTAGAATTCATTAATTGATGTTACACTTTTTGTTATCCTAGCATATATTCCCGGTATTTTGTAGATGTTAAATCAGTTAACATCTATTAAAATACTTGTAGAATTATGTGAAATCCCATAAAAAGTTTTTAGCAAGAACGGTCAACAACTACAGCAAATTCAAGggattaaattaaaaaaatcaagcaAATAacagattaaaataaatacaaatcaaGTAAATAACTCACCAACCGTCAAGCGGGGTTCTATTCCCCCGTGGAGGATCACCATGTCCATCACCATCATGTCTGCTAAGATCCACGTCTatcatctaaaaattaaaatgcaaCAATACAAACTAGTGTCATCAAGATCTATAAAAACACAACCTAATAAAAATATTACCAACttaaaagtaaaacacaactcgatatatatatatatatatatattgatttgaaTTAATGTCTTATTACTTATTACAAATCATGATTGATATTCAATTGGATTCGTCACTAGAATAATTGTATGTAGCCTTATCACGACAGGCAACATAAACAGCTTCATTGTTGAGTTCCATTTCGGATGTATCACTATTAGGATCATCGCGCGGGTTACGGTTGATTTCtttgtgtgttttaattttgaaataagGGTTTTGTTTACCAAATAAATATGGCGGGTGTTTTGAGTGTTTTCATCGGAGAAATCGATAtagcaataataaaaaaaaataaattctacAGCAAGAACATTGTCTTTGCATAatgtttatgatatattttttgtttttttaatattgagtAGTTATTAATACTCTtttataatcttaatcttaatatatactataagacaattAAATATCTTATAAAACAGTTAAagtaatgacttattaaccaatcaattcgctcaattttatcaaattgactttcgcttatctcatcatttaatttagttataattaaaaaatcctACTAACCATTATCCAAAtgtattactccgtattatattagtatttgtagaaaaagtttcattaatttgcaatttttttttgtttttcattattaatttatactttttagcattgaatacttaatttatatttattttaaccatcaacttgagagaattttaaaaaaaaatctcatttaattaattaaaaaaatttcaacatatgaaatattatctacaatttttttttcaaaagataaaataaatatatgtgttcaatgttcaagaagtatattcttttaaatttgtttttacttacatttttttaCAGTTAAACATTTATCTTAGCTTTAAAATATTATAGACAATCCGCGTAATCACATCTCTCGATTTTCtcaaattttcaagtttgacttttcttgactttttagtatataaatataataaactttgttatatatttaaactttattaACAAAATTTTCTCCCTTTTAtgtattagttttgcgtattaatgtttaaagttataattgtcactcaaatcaagagtcctaattgttatcaaagaatataaaaacaatcataattgttatctaattatcatagaacatgtgattgaaaataaactttttcGTGTTATGAACCCgcatcataattaaaaacatatagcTAAATGTCAAGTACGGCAttataagtatgtttatattttaattcttagttataattcataataatatcacattatgagtagaACTGGTTTCAATAATTGTACAATAGATGAATTATTGTAGTATGTGTCTGGTGTAACGATTACTGCAAACAATTTCATTAACAtctctcagctaataatgacagtgacgaacctatgattattatacaacaacttgcaaaatataacacttggaATCGtctatcttcaaaattataaacttttatgacttaaatgtatgaagatttaatattgataatattgtaagCTCCGTGTCCagcctaaaatctagttttaactatataatttgttaggtccagatttactggactcactCCAGACATAACTACTGGAGCcttctgaagatttgtccagaaattatgtgaagaccagtgaacaacttacttgtatagaaatctggattccaccagatttgttcactggactttactccagtcaagatctttccactgaagaacattctcattgaagtcgaagactgaagtctgaagaaagaagtctgacaaatagcggagctcactggaagacttaccagatctcctaaCTGGAGTGCttatcagtgttctagaccttacaagtctgaatactgattacgaggaattgactttatgcttTTACAATCCATTTATCTTTTGTTAAAaaccttacacgcatgtaaaggtggttggttaattagaagacaagtcactatcatgtgactttattcttgtactttaattaatgcttttaaggaattaatgtaatttccttaaatgcatgtaaccatatttgtacggcaaaaagaatattatatttattctttttgcctataaataccaagtcacttcctcgtccaaattatatacttttgcaatttggtgtctttgctcaaatactctcgatctaaacagtcatacttcacaactttaagtatttcgatcaaagagtttatttagcaaagattagatcacttgtatttcataggttgtttagatacttactttgtaatatcttgttccgcaacaaccttgtattttatttaacatcaataaataaaatacacttgaaaattacattgtgtctcaccatttacttatttgcttatctttatattgcttaagtacgtattacgttatatatatattcttgcatttatattaatcgtaatactagtccaatctagtgcttacttgacatttaatactagtcatctctagtgattacttgagttgttattctacacttgtgggttaaaccatcgagtgagggacttcacaattggtatcagagcagaaggctaacatacttgcctagatctgcattctctcgaaTGCCAACctagagaatacacaaggaaaccctttaaatgttggacctccacccataaatgaatttgaacaaaccaatgaccaggctaacaataatccaccaccaccacctcctattcctgcttctccacacgtgcatgtgcattactcgaatactcctgttcccaaatttagtgggaatggtgatgaatttggcacgtggaaggctaggatgttattacatgttactggtattgaaaGGAACatgcttaaatttttaaatgaaggaccctatattcctagaagtcctctcaatccacttcttgatccaactggagcaagatctgggagggaaaagagagaggaacattggtctgaagaggaaaggagacttgtcaatattgacactactttaaaagtcatgatccttggggccgttcctgaagctctaattcctacactagtgctttatcccagtgccaaaagcatgtgggatgaactagtgaaccagtataaaggtggtgatgatactattgttaccaaaaaagtggctttaaataagaagtacgagtcattttttgccctacccaatgaatcattaactggtacctacaccagatttatgtctatcataaaccagttaagagggcttggggtagagaaggacaaggacatacttcttgaaaaattttgtgatattcttcctttaaaatggtctcatatgatcgtggtcttgagacaaggtaaaaccttgcattcccatactctgtcatctttgtacggagccttcagattcactaaagagaatcaagcccagagaattgaggcagaaaaagatgctattaatcatgcttccagtagttcccctgtggttagtaaTACTGAACCACCCCGTgtagcattaatgtcttccgagaatgtattttctatgaagaagatgatgtctgaattaatggattctggagtcatgaataatatctctccagattatgatgaaactgatagtgatgatctcatggctatgatggctaaaacgtttaaccgtttcaaagccagagctaacagacccactggacacactgcacccagttcttccactgataagaccaatttgacatgctttaagtgtggcagaaaaggtcatttcatgaaagagtgcaagtcaaATCAGTTTGtttcacaatctggtccatcaactcttataacaagcctgatgatagctatagattaaaatacaaaaagcttaaggctcaaattgctttcatgtctgcagaaaaggataataataaatgcatggtggcaaaagaataatgggttccctctgatgactcatcagtcgatgatgaagaggaaagaaattgttgttatatggctctagctgatgaagagcatctggtgaaagaagatgtcacatctggaagatgggtggacattgtcattaaaaaggtaatagattatgacaaagaaactgatcctgagttaaaattggacattggtgaagctttaaactctgatttaatgtttgtggaaactgttcgttcagaaatgtcaaataattttgaaacagatttttctgaaatgacaaacttacaatctaagttaaaagaattgcaagatattgaactagctttcaaagcacaagttttggttactgaacaattGGTTCAAGAAAaggaggaactggaaaatcttttatcaaaagaaaaacttgttatccagtcatggcttgagactaagaaaccatatgatgctgtaCGTAagcagtacccctcccaaaaacgtgcatatctgggggtaATGtgaatgctgctgcattaatacctgttgttgaccgactgcctgaagtgttaaaacctagcactatctatgatgaaccaataccacccaaaacttgtattattcctcttGTTCAATTGtatgaggttaagactggagctccacagatgaatgctacagtcaagaaggttaagcagaataaatctttgcctcaatcatcttctaaagaaccataggttcagaaaaagaagaatgttgttcctccacctaagccaaaagtacagtcaactggaaaggctatggtgtcatctgaagaaaatattttgttaaggctaGAGAGTCAGTTTttactactggctcgtcaagttcaaagttgtaatgcaagaattaacaattttgagagtacttcatctggccctaaacaaaatacaaaacctttttccaagaaagaaaaatcgagcacacctattgataagcaaaagaaaaaggtttcaaaactgtcagctctagtggtgtttactgagaaacccactatttttgaaagtgaaatcaaccagatacctgctgggatccatccttgtggatccagagaacccatcagtcgatgggttcgcaaacctttaaactaataatctggtggatgtgcagggcgatcgaaagaaatatatatagtatcttGACAGcactgctggcaggacaatgaccggatgtaagaccctgctggaggagttcgaagtttcagacggaccctccattacttttggaaatgatgattctggaaagactgagggatatggtgttctgaataatggtcaagtcaaattcagacgagtggcttatgtaaatgggttgaagtataatctcataagtgtgagccagttgtgtgatgatggctaccaggtgttatttaacatctctcaaggcatcgtatttaataaggattggaaggtagtattgattgctcccagaaaagggaatgtgtacataatggatatggaaagctctccttcagagcagtgtttctatactaaggctgatgaagacacaaactggctatgccataaaaggttgtcccatttaaatttcaaaaatatcaacaagttgtccagaaaacaacttgcagatgggataccttctgtctccttcaaaaaggaaaggccatgtccaggatgtgagatggggaagcagaaacgcaccagtttcaagacaaaacagaattttagcatatctgaacctcttcatatgcttcatatggacctctttggtccagtgaatgttcagactcgtgctggtaagaaatataccctggtagttgttgatgaatactctagatattgttgggtaatatttcttagatcaaagaatgaaactgctgctgaaatcatcgctcttatcaagcaaattgaactcaaatacaagcgaaaagtgtgtcagttaagaagtgataatggaacagaattccagaatgcaactctggggaaattctgcactgacactggcatctcctagaatttctcatcagcacatacaccagaacagaatggagttgtagaaagaaagaacaggacgctgatagaagctgccaggactatgcttgctgaatctggtcttcctaaaatgtactgggctgaagcaattgcaactgcttgtcacactcaaaatcgctcagtatatgtgaagaggcacaagaagacatcctatgaaatattgagaaatagaaaaccaaatattggttattttcacgtttttggatgtccattatacatcctgaacgactccagtcagttaggcaaatttgatgctaaagctgatgaaggatatttcttaggatattcaaccattcgcaaagccttcagagtctacaacaagagactagaaaaggtccaggagtcaatacatgtcacatttgatgagtcaaatgagacaatcaataaaaggccaacccttaattccccttcagaaagtccaattatctttggtgaatctgaccctatcaactacaataaagattcatctgaagatgcttccagtcatcctgacttggaaccagtgcaatttgcaaaaccttccagtaatacttcattctatccttcaataagtttcaaactaccctctgaacttgttattggatcagatgttcgtactactcctccagtatcagattcaattgattttgagccagtaatccaagaaatgcctttaaatgaagaatttcatgatgcaaatcgtgatcttacagattctgatgaagatgctgaagttgtctggcaagatcctactccagagaatcaattgaattcttgcactgatattgttgtaagaaacaatcctggtcaatactctaagtggacaaaagctcacccaatcaaacagattatcggtgactccagtagaggggttcagacctgaagtgcctctagtgaacaatgtttatatgtcagcttcttatcactgatggaaccgaagaagattgacgaggcaatgaatgacccaagctgggtgatagctatgcaagaagagcttcaccagttcgaacgaaataaaatttggaatctggttcctcctccagttggcaggaaagaaccaattggaaccagatgggtcttcaggaataaggttgacgaagatggtcatgtgatcagaaataaggccagattggtggcacaaggttatgtccagacagaccttgactttgaagaatcattcgcaccagtagcaaggttggaagccatcagaatgtttttagcctttgctgcccATCATAACTTCAAGGTCTACCagtggacgtaaaaagtgcatttttgaatggagaattagaagaagaagtttttgtcaagcaacctccaggcttcattgatgaaaagcatccacattgggtatatcgtctggaca harbors:
- the LOC122603990 gene encoding endochitinase EP3-like: MKTFSGIIITVLLFICILTASAQNCGCSPDLCCSRFGFCGSDEAYCGTGCQQGPCFGPPPTNDVSVPSIVTDAFFNGIVDQSDAGCEGKGFYSRAAFLEAIENYPQFGRVGSEDDSRREIAAFFAHVTHETGHFCYIEEINGPSRDYCDENNTQYPCNPNKGYYGRGPIQLSWNYNYGPAGQSIGFDGLNNPETVATDPVISFRTALWFWMNNVQSLIVSGQGFGSTIRAINGMECDGGNSDTVTSRVRYYTQYCDQLGVAPGDNLRC